Proteins encoded within one genomic window of Geotalea daltonii FRC-32:
- a CDS encoding molybdopterin-containing oxidoreductase family protein has protein sequence MTSSKQVLTDCTLCYHSCGTTVTVEDGKAVKVEGLKGHPINSDQLCPKGEAALTHVYSPHRIKTPLKKVDGKFVEITWDQALDEISAKLLKLKEEFGPSVLGVFSGSIGVENLEMAQLTQRFKAAFGSPNFFSVESICYRMRIRTRQITFGKYPTEELDSKLYILWGHNPDASDFPLKLALERNLAKGSKLVVIDPRRTPMADQADMYLKIRPGTDGAMAMAMLHVIIKEDLVDHEFVDKFTIGFDKLVPHVEPFTPEWAEEITWVPADKIRELARLFATTKGASIFQGTCTQDQTAGGTQNSRAFSVLQIITGNINVPGGWVISPRPHFGNVGLNVEGDPLGMDEYPLFIEVWGRKSPYGVITMVPEAIPDKLKAFYVVGGNPLVSMADSNAFREAFRRLDLLVVHDMFMTETAQEAHYVLPACSHLEKWGLAYTYNVCHCLPYLMLRKKCIEPIGESWSEWKVFTELAKRLGIGDKFPWQSEEELIQFELGPTGITFEQMLHDQPEGLYYGEKKYVVKDGMFATPTGKIEIYSDALAQVGANPLPEYIEPERSPRNSDAKYLKKYPLILSTGHRNYYYVHSQFRGIDELKAEAPHPVAEMGLKTGSTYGLASGDDILIETNRGSIKMKVALDERVAEGCIFVPHGWSGEANANLLTDTDCREKILGYPDVKSLMCSVRKLSAAA, from the coding sequence ATGACTTCATCAAAGCAGGTATTAACCGATTGCACCCTTTGCTATCACAGCTGCGGCACCACCGTTACCGTCGAGGACGGCAAGGCGGTAAAGGTGGAGGGGCTGAAGGGGCACCCCATCAACTCCGACCAGCTTTGTCCAAAGGGTGAAGCGGCCCTTACCCATGTCTACTCTCCCCATCGCATCAAAACACCATTGAAGAAAGTGGATGGAAAGTTCGTGGAAATAACCTGGGACCAGGCACTGGACGAGATCTCCGCCAAGCTGCTCAAGCTGAAAGAGGAGTTCGGCCCCAGCGTCCTTGGCGTGTTCAGCGGTTCCATCGGCGTCGAAAACCTGGAGATGGCTCAATTGACACAGAGATTCAAGGCGGCCTTCGGCTCCCCCAACTTCTTCTCCGTGGAAAGCATCTGCTATCGCATGCGCATCCGCACCAGGCAGATCACCTTCGGCAAGTACCCTACTGAAGAACTGGATTCCAAGCTCTACATTCTCTGGGGACATAATCCGGACGCCAGTGATTTCCCTCTGAAACTGGCCCTGGAGCGGAATCTTGCCAAGGGTTCAAAACTGGTGGTCATCGACCCCCGGCGAACGCCAATGGCTGATCAGGCGGACATGTACCTGAAGATCCGTCCCGGCACCGATGGCGCCATGGCCATGGCCATGCTCCATGTGATCATCAAGGAAGACCTGGTCGACCATGAGTTTGTCGACAAATTCACCATCGGCTTCGACAAGCTGGTACCCCATGTGGAGCCCTTTACCCCGGAATGGGCAGAGGAGATCACTTGGGTTCCCGCAGACAAAATACGGGAGTTGGCGCGACTTTTCGCCACCACCAAGGGGGCTTCCATTTTCCAGGGAACCTGTACCCAGGACCAGACCGCCGGCGGCACCCAGAACAGCCGCGCCTTTTCCGTGCTTCAGATCATTACCGGCAATATCAACGTCCCCGGCGGCTGGGTGATCAGCCCCCGCCCCCACTTCGGCAATGTGGGGCTCAACGTGGAGGGGGACCCTTTAGGCATGGATGAATACCCGCTCTTTATCGAGGTCTGGGGGAGAAAGAGTCCCTACGGCGTCATCACCATGGTGCCGGAGGCGATCCCCGACAAGTTGAAGGCTTTCTATGTGGTGGGAGGCAATCCCCTCGTCTCCATGGCCGATTCCAATGCCTTCCGCGAGGCCTTCCGTCGCCTGGATCTCCTGGTGGTCCATGACATGTTCATGACCGAGACTGCCCAGGAGGCCCACTATGTGCTGCCTGCCTGTTCCCACCTGGAAAAGTGGGGTCTGGCCTATACTTACAACGTCTGCCACTGTCTGCCCTATCTGATGCTGCGCAAGAAGTGCATCGAACCCATCGGCGAAAGCTGGTCGGAATGGAAGGTCTTCACCGAGTTGGCCAAGAGGCTCGGCATCGGCGACAAGTTCCCCTGGCAGAGTGAAGAAGAACTGATCCAGTTCGAACTGGGACCGACCGGCATTACCTTCGAGCAGATGCTCCACGACCAGCCGGAAGGACTTTATTACGGCGAGAAGAAATACGTGGTCAAGGACGGGATGTTCGCGACCCCTACCGGCAAGATCGAAATCTACAGCGATGCCCTGGCCCAGGTGGGAGCCAACCCACTGCCGGAATACATCGAGCCTGAGCGGAGCCCCAGGAACAGCGATGCCAAGTACCTGAAAAAATATCCGCTGATCCTTTCCACCGGCCACCGCAACTACTACTACGTGCACAGCCAGTTCCGCGGCATCGACGAGCTGAAGGCTGAGGCTCCTCACCCCGTAGCCGAAATGGGGCTGAAGACCGGCTCCACCTACGGTCTGGCCAGTGGCGACGACATCCTTATCGAGACCAACCGCGGCTCCATCAAGATGAAGGTGGCTTTGGATGAGCGGGTGGCGGAAGGCTGCATCTTCGTTCCCCATGGCTGGTCGGGTGAGGCCAATGCCAATCTGCTCACCGACACGGATTGCCGGGAGAAAATTCTCGGCTACCCCGACGTCAAGTCTTTGATGTGCTCGGTGCGCAAGCTCTCAGCCGCAGCGTGA
- the mobA gene encoding molybdenum cofactor guanylyltransferase yields MHVHRHHKIRTAGRLAGGKITGMTGVILAGGKSSRMGYHNKALLLHRGGRMIEGIYRTLAELFTEVIIVTNTPQHYQFLPCRKVSDIFPGKGVTAGIHAALSQCNEEAVFTVACDMPHLNPQLIRHLAQQYQDVDVVIPRSDGGYEPLHAIYGMGCLPALEELLDKGEQRVISVLPKVRVKEVEAAEVARFDPGFCSFANINTPDDYYRLRNAEKDPDPLGQENEMLLQSS; encoded by the coding sequence ATGCACGTCCACAGACATCACAAGATAAGGACAGCAGGCCGGCTTGCCGGAGGGAAGATTACGGGCATGACCGGCGTCATACTGGCGGGAGGGAAGTCGAGCCGCATGGGTTACCACAACAAGGCGCTCCTCCTCCACCGGGGAGGACGAATGATCGAGGGGATCTACCGCACCCTTGCCGAACTCTTCACGGAGGTGATCATCGTCACCAACACGCCGCAGCATTACCAGTTCCTCCCCTGCCGGAAGGTGTCCGACATCTTCCCGGGGAAGGGAGTGACAGCCGGCATCCATGCGGCGCTCAGCCAGTGCAACGAGGAGGCCGTCTTTACCGTTGCCTGCGATATGCCCCACCTGAACCCGCAATTGATCCGGCACCTGGCCCAGCAGTACCAGGACGTGGATGTGGTCATTCCCAGAAGCGATGGTGGCTATGAGCCCCTCCATGCCATTTATGGCATGGGGTGTCTCCCGGCACTGGAAGAACTGCTGGATAAAGGGGAACAGCGGGTCATCTCGGTGCTCCCCAAGGTTCGGGTAAAGGAGGTGGAGGCGGCAGAAGTGGCCCGGTTCGATCCCGGATTCTGTTCCTTCGCCAATATCAATACCCCGGACGATTATTACCGGTTGCGCAATGCTGAAAAGGACCCTGACCCTTTGGGACAGGAAAATGAGATGCTTTTGCAGTCGTCTTAG
- a CDS encoding beta propeller repeat protein has protein sequence MRKNVLVALVVALTVSSSLAFAASTPLFNAPVKFGEGVPGRGHGRMAVDGQNFYATFGTETAAMANTNGRIQDAVRIVKSANRGALWGRSTALQTSDFSAFPVAFTAVDQFSARVAISNDPLYPGQKIVHTIWKSTESSGVDNIYYSFFATRPDQNGWSAPVKINGTTNVMNGAELVVTASGSIHVVYGSLTGAQPAETLYYTGAQAPGGIFSEPTVLPLPAYQMRVGEPALAVDSSDNVYAAYVADSKSVYLNKKPALSYNWSAPQLVADLGSMSQDLSLAVADSNSYYIAVIGGVPTESLSLMVTTDGGTTWRARTLIADHSYGGITSGPSVVVSPTKVITVASETGTVVDWNYTFTGIKVWRSDDNGATWSAPASVKGQSNPRLILDSSNKANLSVADEQNNDGSNLLWIRER, from the coding sequence ATGAGAAAAAATGTATTAGTAGCACTCGTTGTTGCACTGACAGTAAGTTCCAGCCTGGCCTTTGCAGCATCGACCCCTTTATTCAATGCTCCTGTCAAATTCGGGGAAGGCGTACCCGGCAGAGGGCATGGTCGTATGGCTGTTGATGGCCAGAATTTTTATGCAACATTTGGCACCGAGACTGCGGCCATGGCAAACACCAACGGCCGAATTCAGGACGCGGTGCGAATCGTAAAAAGCGCCAACAGAGGAGCTTTGTGGGGCCGATCCACAGCCCTTCAAACCTCCGATTTCTCTGCATTCCCCGTCGCCTTTACGGCGGTTGACCAATTCAGCGCCCGAGTAGCCATCAGCAACGACCCTCTCTACCCGGGACAGAAGATTGTCCATACCATATGGAAATCAACCGAGAGCAGCGGTGTGGACAACATCTATTACTCCTTCTTCGCGACACGACCGGATCAGAACGGCTGGAGCGCGCCCGTCAAGATCAACGGCACCACAAATGTCATGAACGGAGCCGAACTCGTAGTCACCGCAAGCGGCAGCATTCACGTTGTGTATGGATCGTTGACTGGTGCACAGCCGGCTGAGACCTTGTATTACACTGGCGCGCAAGCCCCCGGGGGAATTTTCTCCGAGCCTACGGTACTGCCGTTGCCGGCGTATCAAATGCGTGTGGGTGAACCGGCGTTGGCAGTAGATTCATCCGACAACGTCTACGCCGCATACGTCGCCGATTCAAAGTCGGTCTATCTCAACAAGAAGCCTGCTTTATCATACAACTGGTCGGCACCGCAACTGGTAGCTGACCTGGGAAGCATGAGCCAGGACCTTTCTCTGGCGGTTGCGGATTCAAACTCTTACTACATTGCAGTTATTGGAGGAGTGCCGACAGAAAGCTTGTCTCTCATGGTTACAACCGATGGCGGCACGACCTGGAGAGCGCGTACCCTGATTGCCGACCATTCCTATGGTGGGATCACCTCTGGCCCGAGTGTAGTGGTCTCGCCGACCAAAGTCATTACTGTAGCCTCTGAAACCGGAACGGTCGTGGACTGGAATTACACCTTTACCGGCATCAAAGTCTGGCGTTCCGACGACAACGGCGCTACCTGGTCCGCACCGGCCAGCGTGAAGGGACAATCGAATCCTCGTCTGATTCTGGACAGCTCTAACAAGGCTAATCTTTCGGTGGCCGACGAACAGAACAACGACGGCTCGAATCTGCTTTGGATACGAGAGAGATAA
- a CDS encoding helix-turn-helix domain-containing protein, with protein sequence MATARLKIGLSQSEFAKLLVVSLRTLQEWEQGRRTPSGAAKSLITIAIKKPELIKELLAA encoded by the coding sequence ATTGCTACGGCCCGTCTCAAGATCGGCCTGTCGCAGAGCGAATTTGCAAAATTGCTTGTTGTATCGCTCCGCACCCTCCAAGAATGGGAGCAAGGGCGGCGAACTCCCTCCGGAGCAGCGAAGTCTCTTATCACTATTGCCATCAAGAAACCGGAGCTTATAAAAGAACTGCTGGCTGCTTGA
- a CDS encoding solute symporter family protein, translating to MRNVFLGVIFALAFGPLAFAAEPPTKPGAGTGAAISAQAAPNALSPAAPSANPPTTATKSPAPMPKKMQTNRGFTISMFLLIIAATAGIVVWASKSTSTAADYYAAGGGISGMQNGWAIAGDFLSAATFLGITGLMSLFGPDGFMYSVGIIISFLTILLIIAEPCRNAGKYTLGDILAFRSSSKAVRAVASLSAVVVSIFYLLGQMVGAGKLMQLLLGIPYKASIIGVGALIIVYVALGGMKATTWVQIIKAGLLMFTGTILSGAILWKSGFNLLTFFDSVAASQAIQDHVRGVMKHATAEPGFDYGQRFLELGLFFKNPLDQISLGLAWILGAAGLPHVMMRFFTVPNAKEARKSVVVSMFLIGAFLIMVSFLGFGAALYVTPQQITALDKGGNMAGLMIAQYVGGGAGTIAGDLLLAFVCAVAFATILAVVSGLVLASSAAIAHDLYVNVIKSGKADQGTQIKVARIASFFVGAVAIVLGIACENLNIAQLVGLALAVVASANFPVLLFALFWKRFNSAGIIAGLVVGTVVTIAVLMVSPNMTYPKKIAADAQKIVVTLEKKQAEGVVLAEKDLKTLEKARADYAQNKNGTSLVGLDAPLFPLKNPGIVSVPIGFLVTIAATLLFRNKREEEMFEELFVRQTTGYGMAKAAKH from the coding sequence ATGAGAAACGTATTTCTTGGTGTTATCTTCGCTCTTGCTTTCGGTCCCCTGGCCTTTGCTGCAGAACCGCCGACAAAACCCGGCGCTGGTACCGGAGCTGCCATTTCTGCCCAAGCTGCGCCGAATGCCCTTTCGCCAGCCGCCCCAAGTGCCAATCCCCCTACCACGGCCACCAAAAGCCCGGCCCCCATGCCGAAAAAGATGCAGACCAACCGTGGATTCACCATCAGCATGTTCCTGCTGATCATCGCCGCTACGGCAGGGATTGTCGTCTGGGCATCGAAGAGCACTAGCACCGCTGCCGACTATTATGCTGCGGGGGGAGGCATCTCGGGGATGCAGAACGGCTGGGCCATTGCCGGGGATTTCCTCTCGGCCGCCACCTTCCTGGGGATTACCGGGCTCATGTCCCTCTTTGGCCCCGACGGCTTCATGTACTCGGTGGGGATCATCATCAGCTTCCTAACCATCCTGCTCATCATTGCCGAACCGTGCCGCAATGCCGGCAAGTATACCCTGGGAGACATCCTTGCCTTCCGCTCCTCATCCAAGGCAGTTCGTGCCGTCGCTTCCCTTTCCGCAGTCGTCGTTTCCATTTTCTACCTGCTGGGGCAGATGGTGGGGGCGGGAAAACTGATGCAACTGCTGCTCGGCATCCCCTACAAGGCTTCAATCATCGGCGTCGGCGCCCTGATCATCGTCTATGTGGCTCTGGGAGGAATGAAGGCCACCACCTGGGTGCAGATCATCAAAGCCGGACTCCTCATGTTCACCGGTACCATCCTGAGCGGTGCCATACTCTGGAAATCCGGCTTCAACCTGCTGACTTTCTTCGACAGTGTCGCCGCAAGCCAGGCCATTCAGGACCACGTGCGTGGAGTAATGAAGCATGCCACCGCCGAACCCGGTTTCGATTACGGACAGCGGTTCCTGGAACTGGGGCTGTTCTTCAAAAACCCGCTGGACCAGATATCCCTTGGCCTGGCCTGGATATTGGGCGCAGCCGGACTGCCCCATGTCATGATGCGCTTTTTTACCGTCCCCAACGCCAAGGAAGCACGGAAGAGCGTTGTCGTTTCCATGTTCCTCATCGGCGCCTTCCTGATCATGGTTTCGTTCCTGGGGTTCGGCGCTGCTCTCTACGTTACACCCCAGCAGATAACCGCACTGGATAAGGGGGGGAATATGGCAGGGTTGATGATTGCCCAGTATGTGGGTGGCGGCGCCGGAACCATCGCCGGCGACCTGCTGCTGGCCTTTGTCTGTGCCGTCGCCTTTGCCACCATCCTGGCAGTAGTCTCGGGGCTGGTTCTCGCCTCATCGGCGGCCATCGCCCATGACCTCTATGTGAACGTCATCAAAAGCGGCAAGGCCGATCAGGGAACCCAGATAAAGGTTGCCAGGATAGCTTCATTCTTTGTCGGCGCCGTTGCCATCGTCCTCGGCATTGCCTGCGAGAATCTCAACATCGCCCAGCTGGTGGGCCTGGCCCTGGCCGTTGTCGCCTCGGCCAACTTTCCCGTCCTGCTCTTCGCCCTGTTCTGGAAACGGTTCAATTCGGCGGGCATCATCGCCGGTCTGGTGGTCGGCACGGTCGTCACCATCGCGGTATTGATGGTGTCGCCCAATATGACCTATCCGAAAAAGATCGCCGCCGATGCCCAGAAGATCGTCGTCACCCTGGAGAAAAAACAGGCCGAGGGGGTAGTGCTTGCGGAAAAGGATCTGAAAACCTTGGAAAAGGCCCGTGCAGACTATGCCCAGAACAAAAACGGCACTTCGCTGGTGGGACTGGATGCGCCGCTGTTCCCGCTGAAGAACCCGGGCATCGTTTCTGTGCCGATCGGCTTCCTCGTCACTATCGCCGCCACCCTGCTCTTCCGCAATAAGCGCGAGGAGGAAATGTTCGAAGAGCTCTTTGTCCGGCAGACGACAGGTTACGGCATGGCAAAAGCAGCCAAGCACTGA
- a CDS encoding DUF485 domain-containing protein: MKINWAAVANHPKFVELHRAKMRFLVGLWLVGAASYFLVLIGAISAPGLFNTRIIGRLNFGYLFCLFQFVLAWGIAIYYTRKSNNEFDPLTKELLELISKEEGQ; encoded by the coding sequence ATGAAAATAAATTGGGCAGCAGTAGCCAACCATCCGAAATTCGTGGAATTGCACCGGGCAAAGATGCGGTTTCTAGTGGGCTTGTGGCTGGTGGGCGCGGCCTCGTATTTCCTTGTCCTGATCGGTGCGATATCTGCACCCGGACTCTTCAACACCAGGATCATCGGCAGACTCAATTTCGGTTATCTGTTTTGCCTCTTTCAGTTCGTGCTGGCCTGGGGCATCGCCATTTACTACACCCGCAAATCCAACAATGAATTTGACCCCCTTACCAAAGAGCTGCTGGAGCTGATCAGCAAGGAGGAAGGCCAATGA
- a CDS encoding ketopantoate reductase family protein: MNYSPKKFAVIGAGPVGAIVAAFLAKGGYEVTLCDVVSSLLEPALNPGIIIEGVDSLQARVTKVTTSVDDIVNDLPDVIFVTVKATAIPLIASALENFVGEGRYVVSWQNGIDTELDLAQHLGRKSVMRAVVNYGCVPLSPAHVRIAFHHRPHFLQELDPDSRDAAIGICDALTNCGLETRHTDRITDMVWRKSVMNSCMNAICAVTGKTMIEIIIDPILFNLVDSLIKEGVAVARANEFVLGSDFYPYCVNYIKNAGNHKPSMLQDIEAGRRTEVDYINGKIVEYGAQAGMATPYNTMIRGLVKALESR, from the coding sequence ATGAATTATTCGCCAAAAAAATTCGCCGTCATCGGCGCAGGGCCCGTAGGGGCTATCGTTGCCGCGTTCCTGGCCAAGGGGGGATACGAGGTCACCCTCTGCGACGTTGTGTCGAGCCTCCTGGAACCTGCCCTGAATCCAGGGATCATCATCGAAGGGGTTGATTCGCTGCAAGCCAGAGTAACTAAGGTTACCACCAGTGTTGATGACATCGTCAACGACCTACCCGATGTCATTTTCGTCACCGTCAAGGCCACCGCCATCCCTCTGATCGCCTCCGCCTTGGAAAACTTTGTCGGCGAAGGGCGCTACGTGGTCAGCTGGCAAAACGGCATCGATACCGAACTGGACCTGGCCCAGCACCTGGGCAGGAAATCGGTGATGCGGGCGGTGGTCAATTACGGTTGCGTGCCTTTGAGCCCTGCCCACGTGCGAATAGCCTTCCATCACCGGCCCCACTTTCTCCAGGAATTGGACCCCGATTCCAGGGACGCGGCCATCGGTATCTGTGATGCCCTGACCAACTGCGGGCTGGAGACCCGTCACACCGACCGCATCACCGACATGGTCTGGCGCAAGTCGGTGATGAACTCATGCATGAACGCCATCTGCGCCGTCACCGGCAAGACCATGATCGAGATCATCATCGACCCGATCCTTTTCAACCTGGTCGACTCCCTGATCAAGGAGGGGGTAGCCGTGGCCAGGGCCAACGAATTCGTTCTTGGTTCAGACTTCTATCCTTACTGCGTCAACTACATAAAGAACGCCGGCAACCATAAGCCTTCCATGCTCCAGGACATCGAAGCCGGGCGCAGAACTGAAGTGGATTACATCAACGGCAAGATCGTGGAATACGGCGCCCAGGCCGGCATGGCTACCCCCTACAACACCATGATCCGCGGGCTGGTAAAGGCCCTCGAATCAAGGTAA
- a CDS encoding indolepyruvate oxidoreductase subunit beta yields MKVFNIVIAGVGGQGVLMASRVLAESALASSMDVKQNEVHGMAQRGGSVISFVRIGDKVHSPVVMPGTADILISFEPLEALRYLHYLKPKGKLVYNNVTINPSTVASGLATYPTDVEAQIAKGCPEAHGIDALQIAKEAGNAKAVNMVMVGSVMKGLPIDATVVEGVVREISRDKGVEVNLAALRGGAEAA; encoded by the coding sequence ATGAAAGTATTTAACATCGTCATCGCCGGAGTGGGGGGCCAGGGGGTGCTCATGGCCTCCAGGGTATTGGCAGAAAGCGCCCTGGCCAGCAGTATGGATGTGAAACAGAACGAGGTTCACGGCATGGCCCAGCGGGGAGGGAGCGTCATCTCCTTCGTCCGCATCGGCGACAAGGTCCATTCCCCGGTCGTCATGCCCGGTACCGCCGATATCCTCATCTCCTTCGAGCCCCTTGAGGCCCTTCGCTACCTGCACTACCTCAAGCCGAAAGGCAAGCTGGTCTACAACAACGTCACCATCAACCCCAGCACGGTTGCTTCGGGGCTGGCCACCTACCCCACCGACGTGGAGGCGCAAATAGCCAAGGGCTGCCCTGAAGCCCACGGCATCGACGCCCTGCAGATTGCCAAAGAAGCGGGCAACGCCAAGGCGGTCAACATGGTCATGGTCGGTTCGGTGATGAAGGGGCTCCCCATCGATGCCACTGTCGTCGAAGGAGTGGTCCGGGAAATCTCGCGGGACAAGGGAGTCGAAGTCAATCTGGCCGCCCTTCGCGGCGGAGCTGAGGCAGCTTGA
- a CDS encoding thiamine pyrophosphate-dependent enzyme has product MKKIISGNEAIALSFQDSGGIFASGYPGTPSTETLEEVARLGKVYCEWAPNEKVGLESAIGASLAGGRSLATMKHVGVNVAADALMTLTYTGVNAGLILMAADDPGMHSSQNEQDSRNYAKFAKVPMLDPADSQEAYDFVRAGFELSEQFDTPVMLRTTTRISHAKGIVEAKGAIEPKVGEWVKNVPKYVMLPNFGKIKHVEVEARLLRLQAYAETTPLNRVEMGDPELGIITSGISYQHVKEAFPNASILKLGLVHPLPEKKIREFAGQVGRLMIVEEMDAIFEEQIRAMGIEVHVGKDRISLCGEVNADLIRAAAGAVVTTVSTAPVENLPQRPPTFCPGCAHRGLYSILSKLKVFVSGDIGCYTLGALPPLSAMHTCICMGASISAAHGMAKVNEIAGRSEKPVAVIGDSTFFHSGITGLLSMVYNSGNALVIIMDNRTTGMTGGQENPGSGRLLQGEAAKQVDMVDLVKVLGIDNVVEINSYDLQATEAAIRKGLETPGPYVLVDKNPCILRYRVKKPLVAVSAEKCTGCRACLKVSCVALGLTAAGDKPKVAIDPNICNGCGVCSQQCKFDAMTVVGTGGNNESI; this is encoded by the coding sequence ATGAAGAAAATAATTTCCGGCAATGAAGCCATTGCCTTGAGCTTTCAGGATTCGGGCGGGATCTTCGCCTCCGGCTATCCGGGAACGCCCAGCACTGAGACCCTGGAAGAGGTGGCCCGCCTGGGCAAGGTTTACTGCGAGTGGGCGCCCAATGAAAAGGTCGGGCTCGAATCGGCCATCGGCGCATCACTTGCCGGCGGCAGGTCCCTGGCCACCATGAAGCATGTTGGGGTCAACGTGGCCGCCGATGCGCTGATGACCCTTACTTACACCGGTGTCAATGCCGGGCTGATTCTGATGGCCGCCGACGATCCGGGGATGCACTCATCCCAGAACGAGCAGGACAGCAGGAACTATGCGAAGTTCGCCAAGGTGCCGATGCTGGATCCTGCAGACTCCCAGGAGGCCTATGATTTCGTCCGGGCAGGCTTCGAGCTCTCCGAGCAGTTCGACACGCCGGTGATGCTGCGCACCACCACCCGGATCTCCCATGCCAAGGGGATTGTGGAAGCGAAAGGCGCAATCGAACCGAAGGTCGGCGAATGGGTGAAAAATGTCCCCAAATACGTCATGCTCCCCAACTTCGGCAAGATCAAGCATGTGGAAGTGGAGGCGCGCCTGCTCAGGCTGCAGGCATATGCCGAGACAACGCCACTCAACCGGGTGGAGATGGGGGATCCGGAACTGGGTATCATTACCTCCGGCATTTCCTACCAGCATGTGAAGGAGGCTTTTCCCAACGCCTCCATCCTTAAACTGGGGCTGGTTCATCCGCTGCCGGAAAAGAAGATCCGGGAGTTTGCCGGCCAGGTCGGTCGCCTGATGATCGTCGAGGAGATGGACGCCATCTTCGAGGAGCAGATCCGGGCCATGGGGATCGAGGTCCATGTGGGCAAGGATCGGATCTCCCTGTGCGGCGAGGTTAATGCCGACCTTATTCGGGCCGCGGCAGGGGCCGTGGTTACTACGGTGAGCACGGCCCCTGTGGAGAACCTCCCCCAGCGCCCCCCCACCTTCTGCCCCGGTTGTGCCCACCGCGGGCTCTATTCGATCCTTAGCAAGCTGAAGGTCTTTGTCTCCGGCGATATCGGCTGCTACACCCTGGGCGCTCTTCCCCCCCTGAGCGCCATGCATACCTGCATCTGCATGGGGGCCAGCATCAGCGCCGCCCATGGCATGGCCAAGGTCAACGAGATTGCCGGCAGATCCGAAAAACCGGTGGCCGTCATCGGCGACTCCACCTTCTTCCACTCGGGCATCACCGGCCTGTTGAGCATGGTCTACAACAGCGGCAACGCCCTGGTGATCATCATGGACAACCGCACCACCGGCATGACCGGCGGCCAGGAAAACCCCGGCTCCGGCAGGCTGCTCCAGGGGGAAGCGGCCAAACAGGTGGACATGGTGGATCTGGTCAAGGTGCTGGGAATCGACAACGTGGTGGAGATCAACTCCTATGATCTGCAGGCAACCGAGGCCGCCATCAGGAAGGGATTGGAAACTCCAGGGCCATATGTCCTGGTGGACAAAAATCCCTGCATCCTCCGCTACCGGGTGAAAAAGCCGCTGGTGGCAGTTTCTGCTGAAAAATGCACCGGTTGTCGCGCCTGCCTCAAGGTCTCGTGCGTCGCCCTGGGACTGACCGCTGCCGGCGACAAGCCGAAGGTCGCCATTGACCCCAATATCTGCAACGGCTGCGGTGTCTGCTCCCAGCAATGTAAATTCGACGCCATGACGGTGGTCGGGACCGGAGGAAACAATGAAAGTATTTAA